The stretch of DNA ACGGTGTCGGTGACGAACCCGGCGTCCGGGTCCTGCCCGACGTAGCCGACGACGTCGGCCAGCTCGCGCGGCGGGTGGTCGCGGGTGTCGCGGCCGTCGACGCTGACCCGGCCGGACAGCGTGCCGCCGGAGAAGTGGGGGACCAGGCCGTTGACGGCGCGCAGCAGCGTCGACTTGCCGGAGCCGGTGCGGCCGACGACGAGGCAGAGCTCGCCCTCCGGCACCACCAGGTCGACGTCGCGCAGCGCCGGGGCGGCGGCGCCCGGGTAGGCGAACGACACGCGGTCGAAGCGGATCACGACGCCGCCCGCGGCGGGTGCGGCGCGACGAACGCCGGGACCAGCGCGACGAGGATGCCCGCGACCGCCACGAGCGGCACGGCGGGCGCGGCGATCGGGTTGGTCGACGGGTGCAGCGGGTCGCCGGCGAGCCGCCCGGCGAGCACCAGCGTGACCGGCGGCACCAGGCCGGCGACGACGACGACCCACTCCGGCCAGCGCCACACGTCGGGGCGGTACCGCGACCGTCCCGACCGCTTGGAGCCGACGACGATCGCCGCCGCGAGCAGCGCCGCGCCGAGCGCCATCACCGGGAAGCCGAGCGCCGCCGGGGCGGTCGCGTCGAGCAGGCCGTACGTGCCGACCGACACCGCGAGCAGCCCGCCGAACGCCGTCACGGCGGTGGCGCGCCGGGTGCCCGCGCCGCCCGCGCGGCGGCCGTAGCCGCGCGCGTCCATGCTGGCGGCCAGCGCGATGCTGCGGGTCAACGCGCCCTCGAGGACCGGCACGACGACGCCGCGCAGCGCGCGCGGACCGCGCACCGCCCGGCCGCGCAGCCGCCGCGCCTCGCGCACCTGCTGCGCCGACACCAGCGCCTGCGGCGCGAACGCCAGCGCCACGGTCACCGCGACGCCCGCCTCGTACAGCGCCCCGGGCAGCGCGCGGAGCAGCCGGTACGGGCTGGCGAGGGCGTTGGCGGCGCCGACGCAGGCGAGCAGCACGCCGAGACGCAGCCCGTCGTAGACCTGGCCGACGACCGCCTCGGCCGTCACCGGCCCGCCGAGCCGGATGCCGGCCAGCCAGCGCGGCGGCGTGACCTGCGGCAGCCGGAACAGCACGTGCCCCGGCAGCGGCTGCCCGAAGAGCACCTGGATGCCCATCCGGATCGCCAGCACGAACAGCCCGAGCCGCAGGAACGCCGTGTACGCCCGCGCCCACGGCGCGTCGCTGCGCCGCGCGGCGACGACGTACCCGGCGACGCCGAGCACCAGCGCGAGCACGAGGGGGTTGGTGGTGCGGGTCGCGGCGATGCCGAGGCCCACGGCCCACAGCCACCAGGCGCCGGGGTGCAGGTGGCGGGGGAGCGGCCCGGCGGTCACGGCCGCCGTCACGGCGGTCACGGCGTGCGGCGCCGGCGGACCTGCCACGCCGCGCCGCCCGCGAGCGCGAGGACCGCGGCGACGGCGAGCAGCGTGCCGAGGGGCAGGCCGTGCCGCGCGGCCTCCCCGCGCGGCGTCGCGACGCCCGGGCTCGGCGCCGCCGGGACGGGCAGCGGGTCGCCGGTGGGGGCGGCGACGACGGTCGCGCCGGGGGTCGCGGTGGCCGTCGCCGGGGCGGCGGTCGGGGACGCCGTCGCGCCCGGGGCGGCGGGCGCCGAGGTGGCGGCGTTCGACGCGTGGTGCCCGGTGGTGCTCCTGGTCGCGGGCGCGGTGGAGGCGGTGGTGCCACCGCCCGGCGCGGGCGGGGCGGTGGTGCGCGGCGGCGCCGTGGCGGGCTTCGGGCAGGCGGGCGGCGCCGCGCGGGGGGCGAGGCGTTCCTTGAACGCGTGGTAGCGGAAGCCGAGCGCGTCCAGGCAGCCGTCGCCGTCCGCGTCCTCCGCGGCGTACGACGCGACACCCTGCGACGAGTACTCCCACGTGCCGTGCCGCCACAGCCAGAACGACCAGTACGGCTCGGTCCCGTGGTCGCCGCAGCCGCTCTCCGGGTAGCCGTCGATCGCGCAGAGGAAGCCGGACGAGCTGTACCGCGCGCGGCCGGCGAGGAACGACGCGGCGGCGTCGCCCTCCCCGCCCGGCACGCAGCGGGAGTCCGGGCCGGCGGGCG from Mycobacteriales bacterium encodes:
- a CDS encoding energy-coupling factor transporter transmembrane component T, coding for MAGPPAPHAVTAVTAAVTAGPLPRHLHPGAWWLWAVGLGIAATRTTNPLVLALVLGVAGYVVAARRSDAPWARAYTAFLRLGLFVLAIRMGIQVLFGQPLPGHVLFRLPQVTPPRWLAGIRLGGPVTAEAVVGQVYDGLRLGVLLACVGAANALASPYRLLRALPGALYEAGVAVTVALAFAPQALVSAQQVREARRLRGRAVRGPRALRGVVVPVLEGALTRSIALAASMDARGYGRRAGGAGTRRATAVTAFGGLLAVSVGTYGLLDATAPAALGFPVMALGAALLAAAIVVGSKRSGRSRYRPDVWRWPEWVVVVAGLVPPVTLVLAGRLAGDPLHPSTNPIAAPAVPLVAVAGILVALVPAFVAPHPPRAAS